The DNA sequence TTGAAGAGCACTGTATTGAAACCTTGGCTCAGTTTGAACCGAGGGCTAAGGACCTAAGGTTAATTGTTGCAGCTTTAAAGATGAACAACGATTTGGAGAGAATGGCTGATCATGCTGTAAATATAGCTGGTAACGCTTCTTTTTTGATTGAACTTCCAAGAGAGGCTTTTATAGAAGAAATTCTAACTATGGCAGAAAAGACTAAGAAAATGTTAAAGGATAGTGTGGACTCTTTTATTGAGGGAGATACCCAAAAAGCTGAGGATGTTTGTAAAAGAGATGATGAGGTGGATGAACTTCAGGATAAGATAATCAAAGCCCTTGTTTCGAATATGTGCGTTGAGCCAGATTCGCTTGCCTCGATAGACCAGAGAGTGCATCTTCTTATAATAGCTAAAAATTTGGAGAGAATAGCGGATCTTTCCACTAACATATGTGAAGATACGATTTATTTAGAGAAAGGAAAGGACATAAAACACCACAGAGGATTTAAATAAAGGTTTTTTGGTTGAAATTAACCTTGACTTTTTTTATTTTTATTCTAAAATAGGTTAATGAAATCTTTAAAGAGAGGTGTTTAAATGGAAGAAAAGAAAATAGGTGTTATAACTCATTATTTTGGAAAGATCTCCGTTGGAATAATTGAATTATCAGGCCCTTTAAGGGTTGGGGATACTATTCACATAAAAGGGGCTCATGATGATTTCGTGCAGAAGGTAGAGACAATGGAGATAGAACATAAAGCAGTGGCTTCTGCAGATAAAGGAGATCTGGTAGGGATAAAGGTTACAAATAAAGTGCATCCTAAGGATGAAGTATATTTGGTTGTGGAATGAAATTAGGATAGCTTCTTCTTAAAAAGCTAATTTTTCCTGTTTTCCCCTCAAGATTGTATTATTTCAGTTTAAGAGAAGGAGGCGAAATGCCTGAAGCTTTTATAAAAGAAATAAAAGAAGCAGAAAAAAAGGCAGAAGAGGTGGTTCAAAAAGCAAAAGATGAAACTGTAAAGATGATTGAGAAAGCTAGGGAAGAGGCGGAAATAATTATAGAAAAGAGCAAAGAGAAAGTGAAGGAATTACTCAAAGAGAAAAGAATGGAAGGGAAAAAAGAAGCAGAAGAGGAAAAGAAGAAATTGGATATAGAAATCGATAAGGAGATTGCAGAAATTAAAGATAGGGCTTATAAGAAAATGGAAGAAGCAAAGAAAATGATAATAGAAAGGATTTTAAAGGGCTAAATGCCTCAGAAGGAACTTAAAAAGGTTAGTTTTGTTATATACGAAGAAGATAAAGAGGCCTTCTTAAGAGAACTCCAAGAAAAGGAAATTTTTCATATAAGTGATTTGCGATCTTCTTCTCTGGCGGAAAAATTTCCCGATTTAATTCCTGAGGAGAGATTTAAGGATGGAGAAGCTGAAGAACTTATTAAAAAACTTGAAAAAATTTTAGATTTGCTTAAGCCTTATGTAAATGAGGAAAAAGGCCTACTTGGACAATTTATAGATTTGAAAATTTCTGTTTCAACTGAAGAGTATAAAAGAGTAGTTGAGAGCTTTAATCTCAAAGAAATTGATGAAATTTATAATTGGGGAGAGGAGTTGTATCATCTTAAAAATAAATTAGTAGAACTTACTGATAAGTTAAATTTTTATGAAGAGTGGAAAGCATTAAAGATAAAATTGTCTGATTTAGAAGTTCTAAAAAATGTTACTTTGAAGATATATAAGTTATCTGTGGAAGAAGAAGAATTAAAGGAAAAAATTAAAGAATTACCGGTGGATTTCTATACTATTTTCGAGAAAGAAAAGAAAAAGGGAATGATTTTTTTGATTTATAAAGGGTTTGAAGAGGATTTTAGAAGGATTTTGGCTGATTATCAAGTTGAAGAAGTGAATTTTAAGGGAGAAAAGGAAGAACCAGAAGAAATTGTTTCTAAATGTAGAGAAGAAATAGAGAAAATAAATGAAAAGATTTCAGAAGTTTCTGAAAAGATTAAAAAGAAAGGAAATGAGTATAAGAAGTATATAATTTTGTATGACTATTTTCTTTTTAGGTTGAAGAGAGCTGAGGTTTTAAATAAGTCCCTTGGAACCAAGAAGGTTCTTATCTTAGAAGGTTGGGTTGAAAAGGAAAATCAGGCAATTTTACAAAGTCTTGCTAATTCTTATGAGGGTGTTGAACTTACTTGGGTGGAGCCTGAAAAAGGAGAATCAATCCCAGTTAAACTAAAGAATAATCCCTTAAGTAGCCCCTATGAAGCTGTTGTAAGGTTATATGCTTTGCCTAAAAAGGAAGAAATTGATCCTACTCCTTTTGTGGCCTTATTCTTCGCTTTGTTTTTTGGTTTTTGTATGACTGATGCAGCTTATGGAGTTATTTTAATTGCAGCGTGTTTTTACTTAATGCCAAGGCTACCTGAAGGGAGGAAATATTTATGGATATTTATAGGAGGAGGTATTCTTACGGTGTTTGCAGGAGCTATAACAGGTAGTTGGTTTGGTAGTAACATTGAAATGGCTTTTCCTGAGCTTTCTTGGTTTAAAAATTTTAGAGAAAAATTTATGATTTTTGATCCTTTTTCTAATCCTCTTGATTTTCTAAAACTCTCTCTGGTTTTTGGAGTGATTCAAATTTTTACTGGTTTAGTTATTTCTATAATAGAGAAGATAAAAAGAGGAAAGTTTTATAATGCTTTTACAAATGAGATATCTTGGATCTTATTCTTTCTTCTTTTGGGCTTATATATGTTAGCCGATTTAAGAATACTGAGGCCTTTTCTCTTTATTCCAATTTTTGTGATCTTCTTATTTTCTGGAGAAAGTAAGTCTTGGATTATAAAAATAGCAAAAGGTGGTTTTACTGTATTTAATGGACTTATTAGTTTCCTTGGGAATGTGCTTTCTTATAGCCGTATTATGGCTCTTGGTCTTGTAACTGCGGGACTTGCTATGTCCATAAATATTCTTGCTAAAATAGTTAGGGATTTAATCCCTGGGGTTGGGATTCTCTTTGCTATAATTCTTTTCATCTTTGGGCATCTTCTCTCTATAGGGATAAATACTTTAAGTAGTTTTGTTCATACAATGAGACTTCAGTTTGCTGAGTTTTTCTCGTATTTCTATGAAGGAGGAGGAGAACCTTTTGAACCTTTTGGATTAGTTGGAAAATATATAAGAATTGAAAAAAGGAGGTTTTAAGTGGTTAGTGGTTTTTGGTTAGCAATGTCAGGTGTAGCTTGTGCAGTTTTTCTTGCTGGTATTGGTTCTTCAATAGGAGTTCAGATCCCTTCAAGAGCGGCAGCCGGGGTGCTTTCCGAGCAACCAGAAAAATTTGGGAGGACTTTTATCTTGGTGGTTTTACCATCCACACAGGGTTTCTATGGCTTTATTGCGGCAATGTTTATGATGATGAAATTGGGAATGTTTGGGGGAAATATGAATTTGGATATGAGTATAATTGAGGGTCTTAGATATATGATGGCTGGTCTTCCTGTAGGGATTGTGGGCTTGGTTTCTGGTATTCATCAAGGACTTGTTTCTGCTGCAGGGGTTGAACTTGCTGCAAAACAACCAGAAGCTACAATGAGAGTTGTTATTTTCGCTGTTATGATTGAAACTTATGCTATTTTAGGTTTTGTTACGAGTTTCTTAATGGTTAACGCGATTGGTTGAAAATGAGCAAAGTTATAGAGAAGATTTTAAAAGAAGCAGAAGAAACTAAGAGAAAAATTGAGGAAGAAGCGGAAATTAAGGTTAAGGGAATAATAGAAAAGGCTGAAAAGGAAGCAAAGGAAATAGAAATTAAAGGAGAGAGAGAAGCAGAGGAAGAAAAAAAACGAGAAAAGGAAAGAATTTTAAGTAGGCACAGGCTTGAACTTTCAAAAAGAAAGTTGGAGGAAAAAAACAAAATTATGAATGAACTTAAGGAAAAAGTTGTTGAAGAAATTAAAAAATTAAAATGGGAAGAATATAGGTCTTTTGTTGAGAATCTTATCCTTAAGGCTTCTGAAAATGGAAGTGAGGAAATTCTTCCTGGTCTTCTTCATATTGAGAAAGTAAAAGAACTGATTAGATCAATGAATGAAGAGAAGAAATGTAAATTTAAAATTTCTGAGGAAACTCCAGATTTTGATGTAGGGATTGTGATGGTAAAGGGAAGAAAGAAGATTGATGCAACTCTTCCTACTATTTTAGAGGAAGTCTTTGATAAAAGTCAAGAGGAATTAATAAAGATTTTATTCTGAAGTGAATAGATTTGAGGCTTTAAGGGTTCTAAATCTAAAATATACTTATGCTCTGGGATTAATAAGAGCAAAAGAAGTAAAACTTATCTCTAAGAAGAGATTTGAAGAACTTGTTTCCTCTAAAGATGTTAATGAGCTGATAGCGGCCCTTCATGACACAGATTATGCTTCTTATCTTAGAGTTGGAAGTGGATATGAAGAGATTGAGGAGGGATTACAGAAGGCACGAATTGAACTTTATAGAGAAGTTGAAAAACTTGTAGATGATCCTGAAATTATGAAAATCCTAAGAGCAAAATTTGATTTTCATAACATCACTGTTCTTCTCAAAGGGAGAATCGCGGATAAGGATTTTTCTGATAAGTGTTCTCCTTTAGGTTCTATTCCTATAGTGGAATTAGAAGAGATATTTAAAGAAGAAAAATACCGAGAATTACCTTTTTATCTTAGGGAGGCTATTGACCATGGGGTAGAGGCTTATTACTCATCTAATCATAATCCACAAAGATTAAGTTTTGCGATTGATTCTGTTATGGCTATTACTCTTACTTCTTCAAAAAATGAATTTCTCAATAATTATTATAAGTTGTGGATAGACCTCGTTAACTTGAAAACAATCCTTCGTCTTCTTTTTGTTAAAAGATATCAGGAACTTGTTAGTTTTGCGTTGTTGTGCTGTGGAAATATAAGTAAAGAAGAGATTGAGAAATTAAAAATAGAGAATTCTGATTCACTTCTTTCCCTTTATAAAGGAACAATTTACGAATTTCTTTTAGAATGGAAGGATTCTTTTCCCATTTTAGAAAGAGAAGGAGAAAAACTTCTTATTTCCTATCTTAGGTCTATTGCTTTTGAGTCAATTGGGGTTGAGCCTATTATTTCATATCTTCTTTTAAGGGAAAATGAAATAAAAAATTTAAGGATTATATTTATTGGTAAAGCCAATGGTGTAGAGGAAGAATTAATAAAGGAAAGGTTGATTATATGAAAATTGCATTCGTTGGGCCATATAATTTTGTTTTTCCTTTTAAGTCTTTAGGAGCCGAGATAATTAGTAGCGAAAATAAAAGTATTGAAGAAATAAAAGAAGAGATTCAAAAATCAAATTTTGGAATTGTTTTTGTATTTGAGAGTGTTTTTAAGGAACTAATGAATTTTAAGGATTTTATATTTGATCCTGAGAGAAATATTGTTCCTATCCCGGAAGTAGGAGGAAGTAAGGGATATGGAATTTTGAGGATAAAAGAAATAGTTAGGAAGGCAGTTGGAATTGATATAGGAGGTTTTGATGATTGAAGGGAGAATAATCAGAGTCTCTGGGCCTCTTGTAGTTGCAGAAAAAATGCAGAGTTCAAAGATGTTTGATGTGGTTATGGTTGGAGAAGAAAAATTGTTAGGTGAAATTATTGAGTTAGAGGGTGATAAAGCAGCAATTCAAGTTTATGAAGAGACCGAAGGATTAAAGATTGGTGAACCTGTTTTAGGAACAGGTGAACCACTTTCTGTTTCCCTTGGACCAGGTTTAGTTGAGTCTATCTATGATGGGATTCAAAGACCTCTTGATGAGCTTAGAAATAAAGCGGGGGATTTTATTAGAAGGGGAATTTCTATTCCAGGAATAAATCCTGAAAAGAAATGGTTTTTTACACCTCTTAAGAAAGTAGGGGATAAAGTTTCTGGAG is a window from the candidate division WOR-3 bacterium genome containing:
- a CDS encoding V-type ATP synthase subunit F, giving the protein MKIAFVGPYNFVFPFKSLGAEIISSENKSIEEIKEEIQKSNFGIVFVFESVFKELMNFKDFIFDPERNIVPIPEVGGSKGYGILRIKEIVRKAVGIDIGGFDD
- the phoU gene encoding phosphate signaling complex protein PhoU, whose translation is MLEERIKSLKKEIINYASLVEVMIEKSIQGLVKRQKELLKEVIEKDEEKANEMEMKIEEHCIETLAQFEPRAKDLRLIVAALKMNNDLERMADHAVNIAGNASFLIELPREAFIEEILTMAEKTKKMLKDSVDSFIEGDTQKAEDVCKRDDEVDELQDKIIKALVSNMCVEPDSLASIDQRVHLLIIAKNLERIADLSTNICEDTIYLEKGKDIKHHRGFK
- a CDS encoding V-type ATPase subunit, with translation MNRFEALRVLNLKYTYALGLIRAKEVKLISKKRFEELVSSKDVNELIAALHDTDYASYLRVGSGYEEIEEGLQKARIELYREVEKLVDDPEIMKILRAKFDFHNITVLLKGRIADKDFSDKCSPLGSIPIVELEEIFKEEKYRELPFYLREAIDHGVEAYYSSNHNPQRLSFAIDSVMAITLTSSKNEFLNNYYKLWIDLVNLKTILRLLFVKRYQELVSFALLCCGNISKEEIEKLKIENSDSLLSLYKGTIYEFLLEWKDSFPILEREGEKLLISYLRSIAFESIGVEPIISYLLLRENEIKNLRIIFIGKANGVEEELIKERLII
- a CDS encoding V-type ATP synthase subunit K produces the protein MVSGFWLAMSGVACAVFLAGIGSSIGVQIPSRAAAGVLSEQPEKFGRTFILVVLPSTQGFYGFIAAMFMMMKLGMFGGNMNLDMSIIEGLRYMMAGLPVGIVGLVSGIHQGLVSAAGVELAAKQPEATMRVVIFAVMIETYAILGFVTSFLMVNAIG
- a CDS encoding V-type ATP synthase subunit H (produces ATP from ADP in the presence of a proton gradient across the membrane; the function of the H subunit is unknown) codes for the protein MPEAFIKEIKEAEKKAEEVVQKAKDETVKMIEKAREEAEIIIEKSKEKVKELLKEKRMEGKKEAEEEKKKLDIEIDKEIAEIKDRAYKKMEEAKKMIIERILKG
- a CDS encoding V-type ATP synthase subunit I, which translates into the protein MPQKELKKVSFVIYEEDKEAFLRELQEKEIFHISDLRSSSLAEKFPDLIPEERFKDGEAEELIKKLEKILDLLKPYVNEEKGLLGQFIDLKISVSTEEYKRVVESFNLKEIDEIYNWGEELYHLKNKLVELTDKLNFYEEWKALKIKLSDLEVLKNVTLKIYKLSVEEEELKEKIKELPVDFYTIFEKEKKKGMIFLIYKGFEEDFRRILADYQVEEVNFKGEKEEPEEIVSKCREEIEKINEKISEVSEKIKKKGNEYKKYIILYDYFLFRLKRAEVLNKSLGTKKVLILEGWVEKENQAILQSLANSYEGVELTWVEPEKGESIPVKLKNNPLSSPYEAVVRLYALPKKEEIDPTPFVALFFALFFGFCMTDAAYGVILIAACFYLMPRLPEGRKYLWIFIGGGILTVFAGAITGSWFGSNIEMAFPELSWFKNFREKFMIFDPFSNPLDFLKLSLVFGVIQIFTGLVISIIEKIKRGKFYNAFTNEISWILFFLLLGLYMLADLRILRPFLFIPIFVIFLFSGESKSWIIKIAKGGFTVFNGLISFLGNVLSYSRIMALGLVTAGLAMSINILAKIVRDLIPGVGILFAIILFIFGHLLSIGINTLSSFVHTMRLQFAEFFSYFYEGGGEPFEPFGLVGKYIRIEKRRF